The Komagataella phaffii GS115 chromosome 4, complete sequence genome includes the window TGAGCGGCATAAACAATAATAGATGCTATAAAGTTCAGACGAGCCTTGTAAAGGAGATATGGCAAAGAGAACGCATACCAGCTTAGGAACTGGTAGTGTAAAGATCTTGCAAAAAGCACCCCTATTAAGTTGGTAGTAGCCATGACGGTGTAAACAAAATCTGGGCTTCTTTCTGGGTCGTTGATAATATTGGTTGGAGATAAGGTTGGcttccaaaatttgaaaatgtccAACACAAATCTACCAAGCGGTTTTCCAATGTTTTTAGGAGAGAGGAACTTGAGGATGAACAAGACTAACGTAATAATATGGAGAGCAAACAGGAGCTGGTGAAAATGgacattgttgaaagtttcttggCTCAAAAAGCGCCAATTAACCGTCCACTTATAAAGAAATTGGCGACTAAAGTCAAAAGCCTGTCTAAAGTAGGCAGAACGAATTTCATTTGCCTGATCATCATAGTGCAACGGTAAAATGAACGAATAACCGACTCCTACTTGCACCAATATCAAAACTAGAACAGGTGCCAAGGCTTTAATCAAATTTTCGTCACAAATGAGATATATGAGTAGTAGGAATGCTGGGAGGTATAGCAGCGCATTCATCTTTACAGAGATGGCTAAACTGTACGTATCTGCAGCAATCAGGGACAAGATAAATGGAATAGTTGTGCCATCTTTCCTCCAGTAACTTGCTTGTTGAAGGATGATTATAGTTGccaacatcaaaaatgtTGTTAAACAGTCATTGAAGAGTCTCAATACAAATATTGAATGCAGTCTCTTGGACGCTAccaacaaaacaaaataaaCCGGAGGTATTTTCCCTAAGCCAGAGAAAAAGTAGGAGCTGATGGATAGTAACAAGCAACCTAGGTATAACCAACCAAATGCTTGTTGAACGAAACTGACGTCTTCTCCACCATCACTGTACCACGAAAGTACTGAGTAAGCATGAACATGGCCGGCTGGGTAAACCAATGGACCGGTGTCACCAAATATGTTGCTATAATCTAATTCTCCTTGTCGAATTTTAAAGATTTGTTGCATAtatgaagaaaaatcaatATCTGTGTAGGAAACAGTGCCAATGATCACCTTGATAACAATGGAATCAGCTAACCATAAAAGAGGTGCAACGAAGACACTAAAATCTGGGTTAAATAAAACGTTTTGAATAAGAGCCACTAAATCACCGATAACATTTTTCAGCGTAAGCTTTGGCCTTTCAGCTGGCTCTATCGGAGGCATGGTAGGGATATGTTGTGAGGTAGAAACCAAGCGAAGTATCGAGGGTTATCCAGATAATTACAGTAGCCAAGATAAGAATGAGAACAAAAGGAGATAAGGCAAATACGAGGGGAAATAAATAATTTGCCGTCATGGTCTGCTGGGGCCTTAGAAACCTATACTGTTAGGACAATCACTGTTGCGCTCAAAGTGTGCTTTTCGAAATAGTTGTATCTGGTGTGTACGTTTATTTCTGTGAGATATTGGCTTGCACAGGATATTGCCACAACCTATATGTCTATAACTCTATACTACAATTTTTTCGTCTAATACAATCTCAGGTCTGATTCATGCTTGGGAGAGTTTCCAAGCATTTCAGTTGTGCTAGACAAAGATTATCaatattctttttgaatctgaCCGGGTTTTTCCGTTCTTTCATCCAACTGAAAAAATAATTATCGCCCGTAGGCAACTGGTCATTGACGAAATTCGTCACCAGCAGCCCAGATTCATTAATCATAAAGCTGTGTATAGCCTTAAGTTATAGGGAACATTAAGGCTGAGGCACAAAATATCAACTGCCTTCGGTCTGATAATTCGAAGCACTTCTCGAAATCCTGTATCCAAGCCAGCCCAGTCACTTAATTATATGGTACAACAGGTGTCTCTGGTATCTAGAATCCAAGAGTCTCAACTGCAGTTGATCTTGGAGACGTTGAAGTCTCTAACGGGTATGGTGCCCGCAAGGCTCTCAACTTATACTGTTATTTTAACTCCAAAGTTTCCTTATAGTCCTGAGTTCCAGACTGGAAAAGTCAACCAAATCGAACAATACAAGATGAGAATGTCCACCGAATGGAAACAGGACGTTGAGGATCCTATTGATAACACAATTGAATTAAAAGACTTTGAATTGTTTAATAAGAAACATCTTGAAGCTCTTAATAAGGAAAATCGTATATGGACCCTTCAAATATCGGACGTTCCTTTGGCAGGAAAAAGAGCCGTTTCTTCACAGACACTCTACGAGTCTACTATATGTAGCACGGATGATGTGGTTGGATATTTAGATGAGCTAGGATACATGCCTGAAACCCAATTTTGGACTCATGGTTACAAGTTCTACAGAAACGATATAGTCATTGCAATCTACCGAGTCTTTatgaaacagaaacagGAAAGTGCTCcaaattccaaagaaaataccGCTGCAGCAACTAATGGATCTACCAGATCAGATACTGCTATCGAATCTAAGAATACTGACGGTATGAAAATTGAGCTGGACATGGACATAGATATGAAGATGGATGTAGATTCTAATCCAGAGAGTAATCTGGAGaccaaagaggaaacgATAGAACCAGAGACTAGGCTAGAGCTCATTGACAAAAGTAGAGAGTTTTTATCAAAGCATACGTGAATGTAGCTAAGATGAGTGATGTTGAGAACTTGTCAAGGGCTACTTCGCTGTTGGAACATCTGAAATCAGAATTAGAGGGGTTGATTGAATTCTCCATCCCTAATAGAGCATCAATGGATAGTAGAATTGGTTCCAGACTCGCTAGTAGCATATAGTGTGCTAATATCATTTACCGGATAGTAGTTACCGACATCAGACATCTCCTTCTCGGTCTTTAGAATCGTGAAATCTTGCATCTACTCTAGTTAAAACTATCTCAGGTTTTTCCGTATCCGAATCGTTCCATGAAGGTTGGCCCTagcttttttcttggaaatattGGAGTCTTTGGACCAAGAGTTATGGCTTCTAAGCCTTTCTTATCTCCGGCTTTTAACAATGCCTTCAAAAGGATCACAGTTCAATCATCATCTCTAGTAACTAAGATACCCAAGATTAACCTTAGAAATTTCGCCACCTTCAACCAATTGAGAATGTCTGGATCTAGCTGGTCAAGAGGAAGtaacttttccaacttaAAAACAGCAGCTTTGTTCTCTTTGGTGTTCTGTGTCGGTACTACATTTGCCACTCCATATCTAATGAAGTATACCCCACTGGCGATTTTCAATAAGAACCCAAGTTTGCTTGTGTACAGTTTGATTGGAATCAATGCTGCTGTTTTTGCTCTTTGGAAGGCGCCTCAATACTGGAGGGTCCTCAGTCGTTATGgtcttttggagaaagatGCTAGGTTCAATAAATGGTCAATGATTGGATCTGCTTTTTCCCATCAAGACTTCTGGCACATTGGTATGAACATGCTAGCGTTGTACAGTTTTGGGACAACAGTAGCCAGCTATGTTGGTGCTTCCAACTTTTTAATTATGTACCTCAATGGTGCTGTTCTTTCATCACTTGCCTCATTAGCCTACCCGGTACTGGCGGGTGTTTCGTCTATGGGCGCTAGTCTCGGTGCTTCAGGTGCTTTATTTGCTATCTTGGGCTCATTTTCATATTTGTTTCCTTACGCAAAAATTCTTTTATTTGTGTTCCCTATCCCGGGTGGTGCTTGGATTGCATTCTTGGCTTCTATAGGATGGAACGTTTGTGGATGTGTGTTCAGATGGGGATCGTTTGATTATGCTGCCCATCTTGGAGGTTCCCTTGTCGGTATTTTCTATGGTTGGTTGATTGATCAACGTAGAAAggagttcaagaagaatacCAGAACTGTATGGTGAACAGTTTGAACGCTAGAGATGGTATTGTTGCAGAGTATAGTATCACTATGTACATATTTAttattttcattctttacctaatttttcattgacaaCATAGAAGCCTTCTGATTTAACTGAAGCCAGGTCTAAAGGATTCCATTGCCCTGTTTCACccttctttgaactctgtCTAAGTTCACCAGTAGCGTTACGAAtatcttgaaatttcagAGGAGAATGTTGAGtttcaatcaaatcaaacTCCTTGCATTCTATCTCCTGTAGTTTGTTCATCATGGTCAGTTGTGCATTAAGGTCATTTAGTAGTTGTCTTTCCTTTCCAGCGTCTAAGTCCGTGGACAACCCAGATAGCTGGAGAAGC containing:
- a CDS encoding Mitochondrial serine protease, giving the protein MKVGPSFFLGNIGVFGPRVMASKPFLSPAFNNAFKRITVQSSSLVTKIPKINLRNFATFNQLRMSGSSWSRGSNFSNLKTAALFSLVFCVGTTFATPYLMKYTPLAIFNKNPSLLVYSLIGINAAVFALWKAPQYWRVLSRYGLLEKDARFNKWSMIGSAFSHQDFWHIGMNMLALYSFGTTVASYVGASNFLIMYLNGAVLSSLASLAYPVLAGVSSMGASLGASGALFAILGSFSYLFPYAKILLFVFPIPGGAWIAFLASIGWNVCGCVFRWGSFDYAAHLGGSLVGIFYGWLIDQRRKEFKKNTRTVW
- a CDS encoding Dolichol-P-Man dependent alpha(1-3) mannosyltransferase — translated: MPPIEPAERPKLTLKNVIGDLVALIQNVLFNPDFSVFVAPLLWLADSIVIKVIIGTVSYTDIDFSSYMQQIFKIRQGELDYSNIFGDTGPLVYPAGHVHAYSVLSWYSDGGEDVSFVQQAFGWLYLGCLLLSISSYFFSGLGKIPPVYFVLLVASKRLHSIFVLRLFNDCLTTFLMLATIIILQQASYWRKDGTTIPFILSLIAADTYSLAISVKMNALLYLPAFLLLIYLICDENLIKALAPVLVLILVQVGVGYSFILPLHYDDQANEIRSAYFRQAFDFSRQFLYKWTVNWRFLSQETFNNVHFHQLLFALHIITLVLFILKFLSPKNIGKPLGRFVLDIFKFWKPTLSPTNIINDPERSPDFVYTVMATTNLIGVLFARSLHYQFLSWYAFSLPYLLYKARLNFIASIIVYAAHEYCWLVFPATEQSSALLVSILLLILILIFTNEQLFPSQSVPAEKKNT